The Chitinophagales bacterium genomic sequence CTCCACTGAACAGAACGAAAGCTATAGAATAACGTTGCGGATGTTTGGCAAAATAGCTGGCCAGGTACAGAACCATAGAAGTACCACTTGCATTATCGCTGGCACCCGGAAAAAGTGCTGTCTTGCCCATGCGGCCAAGGTGGTCAAAGTGGGCAGTAAAGACAATGAAGCTATCTGCAACCTCGGTACCTTTTACATAGCCCATCACATTTTTGGCATTAAACTCTTTTATATACTTTGCGTCTACATCTACCAATACCTTCTTGGGTTTTGCAGGCAGCACTGTATCTTCTATATATATTATTGTACCGGGTACCTGGTTGGTATTGGCTGTCCAGGTAAGTTTTCCATGTTTGGGGACGATAAACAACCCTTCCGGTAGTTCTGTGGCAAATTTCCTGATGCCCAGCTTCAGGTGGTTGGCAGGAGTGTCGGCATTCTGTAAATAATATACACTACCGGGCTTTATCTCTTTTTTGACATTGTCCCAACTAATTGAATCACGTATTTCAGCCAGGTTTAAATACTTCATCTTCTTCGGCTTTTTAGAGTGCCAGGCATTGCTTGCTCCATTAAGTATGTAGTCAGGACCCGGGCGTAATTTTTTCCCGTTCACCTCTACCAGTACCTTGCCGGGGAAGGTGTTTACTGAGAAAGTGTAGTCCTGGAGATATGAGCCATTTTGTCGGATGGGTTGTACTCCATAACTCTTCAATTCTTTGGCAATATAGTCTGCTGCAATGGCATTACCATTCATCACATAACCCCTGCCATGAAAGCCCGGGCTTGCCAACGCATCTATTCTTTTTTTGATAAATGATTTTTCCTCTTGTGCTTTGCAAACGGGAAGAGTAAACGTATATATAAATAATATTATAACAATTTTAGGTAAATTCATATAACACAAATAATAATTTTGAATGGAATCTTTCCACCATGTAAAAAACTACTACAAGATAGGTAATCAAATGGTTAAATAATACAATCTGAGCATTATTATATAATAATCAAACACCTATTTTAAAATAATATCATGGATATTCTTCAATTTGTCAGTAAGATAATTTATTATTGTTATGTGAACGTATACGAAACGTGAACACATATATAAAACGTGAACGAAGAAAAGCTGAAGATCATATATGTTGCGCTGGATAGCCTGGATTCTAACCCATTATTCAAAGGAATGTGGAAATATGTAGTGCATACCGGAGAACGCATAGAGATAAGTTTGTATATAAGGGACATGACCCTGAAATACGTAGTTGAGACCAGGGCCGAGCTGCGTGAGCAACAGTTGCCCAAACTGCTCTCTGTCACGGGTATTAAGGAGACCATCATTATTGCGGGTAAAATATCTGCAACAGCTAAGGAGCAGCTTGTTACTAACGGAATTGCATATATAGAGAGTAATGGAAATGTGTTCATCCCAAAGAAGGATCTGTATATCTGGATAGACAGCAACAAACAACGACCTATCGCCAAAGAAAATACAGGCAGAGCTTTCACAAAAACTGGGCTGAAAGTAGTCTTCCATTTCCTGATGAACGAGGCATTTCTGGATATGTCATATCGACAGATAGCCAGGGAAACAAACACTAGTTTAGGAAATATTACAAATATAATAAATGCTTTAAAACAGCTCAATTTCCTGGAAATTACTCCCGATGGTAAGCTTAGGTTACGACAAAAAAGGCTCTTGGCAGAGCGTTGGATAGAGCAATATGAACACCGGTTGAAACCGGCAATTGAGATTGGAACCTTCAGATTTGAATCTGAGGATGACTACAGAAACTGGAAGCGTACCCAACTGGAGAATAAAAAGTCGATGTGGGGAGGTGAGCCGGGCGGTCACCTGTTGACAGGTATGCTGAAACCCACCCAACTTACTATATATAGCCTGGAAAACAGGCACGACCTGATGAAGAATTACAGACTGGTACGCGATGAAAAGGGTTATATAAAGGTATTTCGCAAGTTCTGGACCTATGATGACTACCGAACTAATGTAGCACCACCCCTGCTGGTATATGCCGACTTATTGAATAGTGGTTTACAAGGTAATATTGAGGCCGCCGAGCGAATATTTGACGACGTACTAAAAAATAGATTTTGATAATCAATTGTTTATGCTTATAATTTGACGATGTCAAATTATTTTTTCATCCCATTTACGGATGATAAGCGATGAATTGGTGCCGCCAAAACCGAAAGAGTTGGATAGGAAGATATCAATCTCCTGTTTTTGGGTTTGAGCTACGATATTGATCTTGGCAGAATGCTCATCGGGATTTTCAAAATTGATATTCGGAGCTATGAAGCTGTCACGCATCATGAGCATAGAGTAAACAATCTCGCTGGCACCGGCCATCCAGCACTCGTGCCCTGTCATAGATTTAGTTGAGCTGACCGGGGTCTTTCCGCCAAATACCTCGAATATAGCTTCTGCCTCACCGCCATCTCCCGCAGGGGTAGAAGTAGCGTGTGCATTAATATATTGTATGTCTGAAGCTGACAGACCTGCGTCTGCCAGGCACCTGCCTATAGAGCGAACCTGTCCATCTACGCTTGGATTGGAAATATGCTGCCCGTTTGATGAGAAACCATAGCCCAGAACCTCGCCGAGAATGGTAGCGCCACGTGCCTGAGCAGACTCAAGGCTTTCGAGAATTACCGTAGCCGCGCCTCCGCCGGGTACCAGGCCATCACGGTCCTTATCAAATGGACGGCTGGCTTTTGTGGGTTCATCTTCACGAATTGAAAAAGTGCCCAGCGCATCAAAGTTGGGCATGGAGTAGATATTTACTTCTTGCGCTCCTCCACATATCACCCTGTCCTGAAGGCCTTGTTTGATGAACATATAACCCAGCCCGATAGAATGCGAACCACTGGCGCATGCTGCGCTGATAGTAAAATTAACCCCGCGTAGTTTGAATATAGTAGCCAGGTTCATAGTAACTGTAGAGTTGAGTACCTGGAATACAGAGCCTGAGCCCACCATCATAGTATCTTTCTTCTCACGTATCAGGTCTATAGCTTCAATAACGGGCTGTGCGCAGCTGTCGTTGCCAAAGATGATACCTGTCTCGTGCTCCTCGAAATATTCAGTGGTCATACCCGCCTGCTCCATAGCCTCAATGGTAGACATATAGGCAAATTCGGCATGTTCGGGCATCATGATGCGGGAGCGGCGATCAAGCAGGCCTTTGAGTTGGGGACGCTCGACAAACCCGGTAAGGCCTGAGCGGTAACCCATTTCTTTTCGGGCCTGGTCAAGTATGATGCCTGACCTGCCCTCAAACAATGACTTTGCAACCTCATCACGGTTTTTGCCCAGTGATGAATATATACCTATTCCTGTTATAACTACTCTACGCATGGTACAAAGATAAAATCCTGCCCATAAAAGGAGTCAAATGTATAAGGGAAAATGTTATGATGTGCTATATGATAATAACAATAGGGGGGTAATCAAATTACCCCCCTTGTCAAACAGGTTGCCAGGCAAAATTTACTCAACCCTGATCTTGAACTTGTTCACTTTTACATCATCAACGATCGTAAGAATGTAGATACCCGGGATAACATCACCTAGATCTACATATTGCCTGTTTTGTTTTGAAACGAGTTGCGTAGGTATCCTCCTTCCTGATATGTCGGTAACCAGTATCTTTTCGTTAGGAATAATTTTGTCTGAAATGATCCCAAATACACCATGCCCGGGATTTGGGTATACAGTTATATTACGTTGTTCAAACACATTCTTTACATCCACACCTGTCACAGTAAAGCAGGATGAGGTATCAGCAATGCATGGTTGCGAGATTACAAGTTTATAGTTCCCGTTTTTGGTAGCTGTGAATGACCTGCCCGAACCAACTACGGAATTATTGCTACAATCGATCCATGTATATGTTGCTCCGGGGTAGTTGTGGTCGGCCGTATAAGTGAACATACTTTTGGATAGTCCTGTATCTGCCGGCAGGCAAAGTTTTACTACCCAGATGTCACTGTTACCCTTAGTTTGTACAATGTCACTGTCTGCCGACTGGCTTACAGAAAAGACGTACAACCCTCCTTCTCTGTTGGTGATGGCACTGTTGCCAAAATCCCCTTTGCTGCCACCCATGCTTTTGCTCCAGAGGATAGTCCCGTTGCTATCAACAGATGCCAGCCATATATCTGCCATACCATAGTTAGTAGCAATATTTCCGTCATCAGACTCGGCCTCGCCTATCAGTACAAATTCGTTGGCACCTCTTTGCAGCATGTCATCCAGGTAGTCGTATGATGTTCCGCCATATGCTTTTTGCCATAAAATATTTCCGGTACTGCTGAATTTAACGAGGTAATAGTTGCCTTTTATATCGGCATTTGAGACGCTGGTCAGGTCGCCATCGGTTGACTGTTCGCAACCCGCAGCCAATAAATTGCCACCCGGAAGTTCTTTAACACTCCAGGCATTATCATAGCTACTGCCACCCACACATTTTTGCCAAACGAGTTGTAGTGCAGTGTCCAGCCGCACTACCCACATATCGTTTGAGCCGTGGTTACCCGTAACGTCAAAATCGTTAGATTGCGCCTCCCCGGCCAAAACCAGTCCGCCATTTGCAGATACGATCACATCTGAAAATTGCTCGAATTTGGTGCCTCCGAAACTCTTTTCTTTTACTTTGTTACCATTACTATCAAGTTGTACTATCCATCCATCATACCCTCCGTGGTTGTTAGTAACATCTCCATCATTGCCCTGGTTGATACCCGCTACAACAAAATGCCCATTGTTCATCTGAACAATATCGTAGCCCTCATCGTATCCACTACTTCCGTAGACTTTCGACCAGATAACCGCACCAGAAGCGGTATCAATACATATCACCCACATATCTCTTGAACCTTTGCCCATGCCAACATCTCCGGTATTATTAGCATAACTGGACCCTACACAAACCAACCTGCCGGTCCTGTCTACTATCATATCGTTCAGGAAATCTCCTTCAGTACTGCCATAATTTTTTGTCCATATCGTGTCTCCTGCTGGGCTCAGCTTAGCCAGCCAAAGGTCCCATTTCCCATAGTTGTTATGCACGTCTTTATCGTTAGAAAAGGTTGATGATCCTAATATAACAGAACCACCACTCAACTCAACCATTGCCGACTGAACTTCCTGGTTGGAACCACCAAAATTTTTACTCCAGGTTATTGTGGGTTGCGCAAAACTGACAACAGACCAATAAAGAAGGGAAATTGTAATAATACACCGCATACATAGAGTTTTGATTATTACAAACTTATGGTGACAGTGTTTGTAAAACATTATGTGCATTACAATCGGTATGGTTGATTTATTATGTGGTAATGAAGAACTATTGTTACAGAATGGTTATTTGTTAAAATCTTCCAGCAGCTTTAGCAATGCGGCACGTTTTCGCCGGGCAACCGGTATTTCGCAACCGTCGGACATCTGTACCGAGCCACCGTCCCTATTGATATATAGTCTCAGGTGGTCAATATTAATAAGAAAAGAAGTGTGTATTCTTTCAAAGCCGAAATGAGATAACATGTCTTCAAAATCTTTCAGTGTTTTGCTCATCAACAGGGGCGTTTTGCCATTTGCAAAAACTACGCGTGTATAATTACCTTCGGCCTCGCAGTAGATGATGTCTTCCAGCGGACACAATGTAACCCCTTTTGATGTGTGCAGCGCAATGCGTTTTTTTCGCCCTTCCAGCCCTTTGTTGTTTATATAGTTTTTCAGGCTTTTTTGATATTCGTCGTCCTGCATATTAACCAGTTTGTCTACGGCTTGCTTCAATTCCTGTCCGTCTATTGGTTTCAGCAGGTAGTCCAGTGCGCTGAATTTTATAGCTTTCAATGCATACTGGCTGTATGCCGTTGTGAAGATTACCTTTGCATTACTATCTCCTATTTGTTCTAGTATGTTGAAACCCAGACCGTCTGTAAGTTGAATGTCGAGAAAGATAAGGTCAGGGTTGCTACGTTTTATTTCTTTTACAGCATTACCTACAGTGTCAGTTTCGGCAATCACCTTTATACTCGGGCAGTTCTGTAAAAGCTCCTCCCTCAAAACTGAGCGTGCCTGTGTTTCATCATCAACAATAATTGCTCTGAACATGTCTATGCAGTTTGATATGGTATTACAATGATCACTTTCGTTCCTTTGGTGTCACCTGATTTGTCGTACAGGTCAACAATTTCCAGTGTACAGTTTGTCTCTGTATTTTTTGACAGTATCTCCAGCCTGTTCTGAACAAGGATCGTAGCCATAGAATTATGCTCACGATTCCTGTTGTTGATCTCCGCAGCACGACGGCCTATACCGTTGTCTGTTACTGTACAATGCAACATATTGTCTTCTTTCCTGAAAGATATAGAAACATGGCCCTTGCCTTGGCGGGGAGCAATGCCGTGTATAATGGCGTTTTCTACGAACGGTTGCAGCAACATGGATGGTATGAGCGCTTCTGTTATGAGTATTTGTTTGTCAATTTCTATGTCAAAAGTGAATCTGTCTTGAAAACGTATTTGTGTTAGCTCAAGATATAAACGAAGCATCTGCACTTCTGTATCTATGTTTATCAAAGACTCTTCGTTTTCCAGGATAAACCTAAGCAGCTTGGAGAATTTACTGATGTACACATTTCCTTCAGCAGCTTTGTTTTCTATATAGTAGCCTTTAATAGTATTTAGTGCATTGAAAACAAAGTGCGGATTCATTTGCAGTCGCATCGCTTTCTGCTCCAGTTCTTTTAAGTCACGCTCCATTTCTGCTTTTTCCTTCTCGACAGTGATCCTTTGTTTTTCCAATTCAAAATGCCGGTGCAGGAATCTAACACGCACTATCCATACAATACTTATTATACCTATCGCAATGAATATTACCAATAGATAAAATATCCTTGTCTCCCAAAACGGTGCTCCTACCTTAAACTGCACATGTTTTGTTTCGTCGCTTTCTACGCCCGAAGAGGTGACGGCTTTTACACTAAATCTGTAATTGCCGGGTGGTAACGAAAGGTAATGTACTTCAGTTGTTGTTGTGGTTTGCCAGTAGTCGTCTATCCCTTCCATCTTGTAGAGGTATTTTATGGCATTGGGATCTTTGAATGATACTGACTTAAACCTTATAGCGACATTGTTCTTTGAATATGGCACAGTAACCTTCCCTGTAGCAGTAAGATCTTCCCCGTCAATATCAAATCCGGTAATTGATATCAATGGTTTGGGTATTCCCTGCTGGTCGGTGTCTTTTCTAAAACGGATCAGCCCGGCATCAGTTGCCAGGAAGACATATTTCCCCAGTGTTTCAATACCGTTAACAGCAATATTACCCAGGCCTGATAACAGTTGATATCGTTCAGCCTGCCAACGACCGTCAATTTTTTTCAGACGATCCAACCCTGCCAATGTTCCTACCCATATTACTGTATCATTTTCAGGGTGAATAGAGGTAACATGTAGAGCAGACAGGGCTCCTTTATTGAAAATTGTGGCGGAGAGATTTTTGTCAAGAAAGATTATTCCGTTGTATTTGGTTCCTATTAGCAATGTATTGCCGATACTGTTGATGGCGGTAATGTTATCCTTAAGTTGAGTATACCGTTCACCGAGATATTGCACACCGGTATCTGTTGCAATGTACAGGCCATTTACTGTCCCGATTAATATGCTGTCTCCTATTGGGAAAATAATATTCGTAGCAGCTCGGATCATTACTTCGGCGTATTTATTGTAATTAAGAGAGCCGCTATAATAGTGTGGAGAAAGCATGTTGTTGATGCCTGTTTCTCTAACCCTCCAGCATACAGAAAGCCCGATCCAATAGTTACCATGCACGTCTCGGGCAATATCATTGCCCCAATATGGAATATATTGTTTGCTATTTCCCTTCAGCTTCAGCAAGCAGGACTTACCTGCGATATAGGTTGTTCCGTCTTTATTATGATGGATCGCCATAACATCTCCCAGCCTGTCGTCCGGCGCAAGTTTATTGATCGTTACATTATTGCCATCTAAAATTATATAGTGATTACGTTTACCGCCAGCCCATATTTTGCCGTTTGCATCCTTCTCAATACATATCACTTTGGTTGCAGATAATTTGTCGCTATAGCTTACAATATCCTGCGAGGGAGTAAAGTATACTCCCCCCTCCAGTGTAGCAAACCACATACTGCCCTCCCTGTCATTAAATGAACTGGTGACAGTTAAGCCACGGAGGTAAGGAGTATAATTGTGCTTCCTGATGTCTTCTATGTGCTCGTATATAAGCACACCATTTTGTGTGCCTATACATATTTTTTCACCATTAGCTGTATCTACACTGGTTATCATAAAGAACTGCTCGTCTATCCTGGCCAGCCTTTCAACTTTGTTGGTCTCTGTCTTGTATTCGTACAAATCCCTGTCAACACTAAAGATTATCCCTTCACGTGTTTTGGCAGTTCGGCAAATATATCTCTGTGGTATAGAGATGGCACATCGCAGTCGGTAAGACCGCAAGTCATTACTGATAGTGTATATGCCTTCAGATGCAAGAAGGTACAATTGCTTTTTTTCAAACCACGTGAAATAGATTCTTCCTACCTCTCCCGGTAATTTGTAGGGTTGTTTTGTTTTGTTTATGGCAGCCAGGCGGTCTCTTACTGATCCGAGGTAGATAATTCCATCGTCGCTTTCGGTAAATGAATAATAAAAGGATCGCATCGCTGCCCCACGCAGATGACTGTCATTTTTTTCTGTATAAAATGTATTATTTATATAATAACAGGGCTGTCCGTTCATGGTAAGGAACCACAGCCTGCCCTTGCTGTCTTCATGTATCTGCAAAACTTCATTGTCAGCCAGCCCATCTTCATTAGTGTATGTAATAAAGTTTGTGCCATCATATTTTGATACACCGGAATTGGTTGCCAGCCATATGTATCCGTTCCTGTCTTGTGTTATGTAATATACATTGGATGTTGGTAAGCCATTACCTGACGAATAGTTCTTATAAAATGGCTTTTGTGCATATAGGGCTGCCAGGCCCGTAAGGCAGGAAAGTATTGTTACAAGGAACCTGCATAACATTGACTAAGAATATGTTTCAGCTAAATTAATAAACCATATGATTATGCGAATAACCAGGGGCTACCATTTAATAAGCCAATGATGCCGTTTGTCGGGAACCCTAGATGTTATTTCCCGCATGGTATTAATTCCATGTTGCCTTTTGCTAATATGCTGTGTTATTTCATGGAGGTATAACGGTTGTTATGCCTCAATATGTTTCACCAACTCGACATGCCCGCCCTGCGGGGTGACATTCATTTTATACAACATGCCCAACGTTAAGGTGTGGTTCTCCTCCATATGTCCGGTGGGAAAGTGGAAGCAAACAGGATAATCGTATTCAGCTACCTTATCGTGAATAATTTCTTCCAGTGTCTGCCCGAACGGTCTTTCCGTGTCTTCCATTTCGGTAAAGCCTCCTACCACCAGTCCTTTCAGCTTATCCAGTTTACCCGCACGCTTCAGCGTCAGCATCATGCGGTCTACCTTATACAGGTGTTCGCCTATATCTTCAATGAACAATATCTTATTGTCTGTATTGACATCGGATGCAGAACCTACCAGGTGTGCTAAAATGGCCAGGTTGCCACCGGTAAGTATTCCTTCAGTTTTGCCCATACGATTCAAATCGAAAGGATCAGTATGATAGTGTTGCGACTCGCCGATGAGTGAAGCGAGGAATCTTTTGATATGCCCTGAATTAACAGTCTTGGGATTGAAGGCCCCGCACATAGGGCTATGCATAGTGGGTATCTGCAGGTTGTGGTGAATGTGGCTGTGCAATACGGTAATATCGCTGAACCCGCATATCCACTTTGGGTTGAGTTTGAATTTGGTCCAGTCCAGCCTGTCTATAATGCGACTGAGACCATAGCCGCCCCTGCCCATAAGTATGGCATTAATGTCCGGGTTGTCCAGCATTGCCTGCAGGTCGGCGGCCCTTTCATTGTCTGTGCCTGAAAAGTAGTGGTGTTCATTGCCAACAGTTTTGCCTATTCTCACTTCAAACCCCCACAGTTTTAATGTTTCTGCTGCAAAATGTACCCTGTCTTCTGATACATAGCCCGAAGGGCAGGTAATACCCACTACAGAGCCTCTTCTTAAATATGAAGGTGTGTTGATCAGATCGTTTACCATAGTCCTATATATATTGCACCGTTCCTTATTTCAACGGGGTAAGTTTTTAATTTATATCCTTCGCCACTGGTGTTGCGCCCGTTTGCCGGGTCAAACCGGTATTTATGCAGGGGGCAAACTATCCTCCCCTGTGCATCCACCCAGCCCTCGCAAAGCCGTGCGCCGGCGTGCGGGCAGGTAGCGGCAAATGCATAAATATCATCGCCTTTTCGCAGCAACCCTACCGCCTTAGTATCAACAGATATTTCTATTGGTTTGTTGTCCTCAAGGTTTGATAATGAGACAGTTTTAACAATTTGCCAGTTATAGATCATCTGCGTGCCGCAAAAAAATTTTTCATCAGTTCAATACATTCATCTGCCATTACCCCGAACACTATCTCTGTTTTGGGATGGAAGGGGTTATTATCACCTGCTACACGATGATAACCATTTTTTTCGTCACTACCACCATATACCACACGGCCAATTTTAGACCAATACAGCGCACCGCTGCACATCAGGCAGGGTTCGATGGTAACATATAATGTAGCTTCGGGCAGGTATTTGCTACCCACCTGGTTGAAGGCTGCAGTAAGAGCTATCATCTCGGCATGGGCGGTACTGTCATTCAACTGTTCGGTCTGGTTGTGCCCGCGTGCAATTATCTTATTATCCCATGTCACAACTGCACCTATGGGTATCTCTCCTGCGTCATAGGCAAGCTTTGCCTGGCGCAAGGCCTCTTTCATAAAGTAATTATCGTCGAACATTGTTACGATGCTGGATATTTGATATTAGTTGTTTATTCTTTGTTTTTTGTGTCCATGACTATAGTTACCGGGCCGTCATTCACCAGCGCAACTTTCATATCAGCACCAAATTCGCCGGTAGCCACAAGTTTGCCCGTGAGTATATGCAGTTGTTGCACAAAATACTCATACATAGGTACAGCTACATCAGGACGAGCGGCTTTGATGAATGAGGGGCGGTTGCCTTTTTTGTAGGATGCATGTAGCGTAAACTGGCTGACGACCAATACTTCGCCATCCGCCTCTGCTATGTCTTTATTCATAAGTCCCGCATCGTCAGAGAATACTCTTAACCCTGTTATTTTTTTTGCCAGCCAGTCTGCATCTTCTTTGGTGTCTTCCGTTTCTATACCCAGCAATATCATAAAGCCGGGGCCAATGGCTGACTTCAGATCGCCATGTATTGTGACACTTGCGGTAGAAACTCTTTGTATTACTGCACGCATACTGCAAAAGTGCGAATGATTTTGGATATTGCATATTATATTGATGAAAACTGTGATCGAAACGGAAAGACTGATACTACGCGAGTTCGATTTGTCGGACGCGCAGGATTTTTATGAACCGAACCTTGACGAGGAAGTGATGAGGTATACCGCTGACCGTGTATTTGCTTCAGTAGAAGAGTCAGCGGATTTAATACGTAACTATGACCAGTATGCTAAGTATGGTTACGGCAGGTGGACGGTTGTATTGAAAGAAACGGATGAGGTACTGGGCTGGTGCGGTTTAAAGTATATTGATTCAGTGCAGGAAACGGACCTTGGTTACCGTTTAAAATGCAAGTTTTGGAATAAGGGTTATGGAACAGAAGCTGCTGCGGCTTGTTTACAATATGGTTTTGAACAGTTGGGCCTCAACCGGGTAGTAGGCCGGACGATGAAAGACAACGCCACGTCTATACGTTTGCTGGAAAAGATCGGGATGAGATTCTTGAAAGAATATGATTTTGAAGAACACCCGGGTGTGTATTACAGGATATTGAAAGAAGATTTTAAAAACTAACCTGCTTCCTCTTTTTACTTTTTACTTTTGACTTAAGAATGTACAACATAAACGAGACCATAGTGGCAATAGCTACTCCGCCTGGAGAAGGTGCGATAGGCATCATACGCCTGAGCGGTGATAAAGCTTTTGCAATAACTAAAGATATTTTTGCAGGGAAGGACTTAACAAAGCAGGCATCACATACCATACATTTTGGTAAAATAATGGATGGTGACGAGATAATAGATGAAGTAGTGGTTTCGCTATACAAAGGGCCTAAGAGCTATACCGGCGAGGATGTGGTAGAGATAAGCTGCCACGGCTCGCAGTA encodes the following:
- a CDS encoding response regulator transcription factor, translating into MFRAIIVDDETQARSVLREELLQNCPSIKVIAETDTVGNAVKEIKRSNPDLIFLDIQLTDGLGFNILEQIGDSNAKVIFTTAYSQYALKAIKFSALDYLLKPIDGQELKQAVDKLVNMQDDEYQKSLKNYINNKGLEGRKKRIALHTSKGVTLCPLEDIIYCEAEGNYTRVVFANGKTPLLMSKTLKDFEDMLSHFGFERIHTSFLINIDHLRLYINRDGGSVQMSDGCEIPVARRKRAALLKLLEDFNK
- a CDS encoding Rieske (2Fe-2S) protein, producing the protein MIYNWQIVKTVSLSNLEDNKPIEISVDTKAVGLLRKGDDIYAFAATCPHAGARLCEGWVDAQGRIVCPLHKYRFDPANGRNTSGEGYKLKTYPVEIRNGAIYIGLW
- a CDS encoding beta-ketoacyl-[acyl-carrier-protein] synthase family protein → MRRVVITGIGIYSSLGKNRDEVAKSLFEGRSGIILDQARKEMGYRSGLTGFVERPQLKGLLDRRSRIMMPEHAEFAYMSTIEAMEQAGMTTEYFEEHETGIIFGNDSCAQPVIEAIDLIREKKDTMMVGSGSVFQVLNSTVTMNLATIFKLRGVNFTISAACASGSHSIGLGYMFIKQGLQDRVICGGAQEVNIYSMPNFDALGTFSIREDEPTKASRPFDKDRDGLVPGGGAATVILESLESAQARGATILGEVLGYGFSSNGQHISNPSVDGQVRSIGRCLADAGLSASDIQYINAHATSTPAGDGGEAEAIFEVFGGKTPVSSTKSMTGHECWMAGASEIVYSMLMMRDSFIAPNINFENPDEHSAKINIVAQTQKQEIDIFLSNSFGFGGTNSSLIIRKWDEKII
- a CDS encoding M28 family peptidase, with the translated sequence MNLPKIVIILFIYTFTLPVCKAQEEKSFIKKRIDALASPGFHGRGYVMNGNAIAADYIAKELKSYGVQPIRQNGSYLQDYTFSVNTFPGKVLVEVNGKKLRPGPDYILNGASNAWHSKKPKKMKYLNLAEIRDSISWDNVKKEIKPGSVYYLQNADTPANHLKLGIRKFATELPEGLFIVPKHGKLTWTANTNQVPGTIIYIEDTVLPAKPKKVLVDVDAKYIKEFNAKNVMGYVKGTEVADSFIVFTAHFDHLGRMGKTALFPGASDNASGTSMVLYLASYFAKHPQRYSIAFVLFSGEEAGLLGSEYYVSDPAFPLEQIRFLVNLDMTGDATNGITVVNGVAHEPEFALLQELNVDSLYATKINKRERTSNSDHYHFSKNGVPAVFIYSMGTNGHYHDVFDVAKDISLERVDDLAHLLIKFTGRLTGE
- a CDS encoding T9SS type A sorting domain-containing protein, which translates into the protein MRCIITISLLYWSVVSFAQPTITWSKNFGGSNQEVQSAMVELSGGSVILGSSTFSNDKDVHNNYGKWDLWLAKLSPAGDTIWTKNYGSTEGDFLNDMIVDRTGRLVCVGSSYANNTGDVGMGKGSRDMWVICIDTASGAVIWSKVYGSSGYDEGYDIVQMNNGHFVVAGINQGNDGDVTNNHGGYDGWIVQLDSNGNKVKEKSFGGTKFEQFSDVIVSANGGLVLAGEAQSNDFDVTGNHGSNDMWVVRLDTALQLVWQKCVGGSSYDNAWSVKELPGGNLLAAGCEQSTDGDLTSVSNADIKGNYYLVKFSSTGNILWQKAYGGTSYDYLDDMLQRGANEFVLIGEAESDDGNIATNYGMADIWLASVDSNGTILWSKSMGGSKGDFGNSAITNREGGLYVFSVSQSADSDIVQTKGNSDIWVVKLCLPADTGLSKSMFTYTADHNYPGATYTWIDCSNNSVVGSGRSFTATKNGNYKLVISQPCIADTSSCFTVTGVDVKNVFEQRNITVYPNPGHGVFGIISDKIIPNEKILVTDISGRRIPTQLVSKQNRQYVDLGDVIPGIYILTIVDDVKVNKFKIRVE
- a CDS encoding nucleoside deaminase; the encoded protein is MFDDNYFMKEALRQAKLAYDAGEIPIGAVVTWDNKIIARGHNQTEQLNDSTAHAEMIALTAAFNQVGSKYLPEATLYVTIEPCLMCSGALYWSKIGRVVYGGSDEKNGYHRVAGDNNPFHPKTEIVFGVMADECIELMKNFFAARR
- a CDS encoding LD-carboxypeptidase, which produces MINTPSYLRRGSVVGITCPSGYVSEDRVHFAAETLKLWGFEVRIGKTVGNEHHYFSGTDNERAADLQAMLDNPDINAILMGRGGYGLSRIIDRLDWTKFKLNPKWICGFSDITVLHSHIHHNLQIPTMHSPMCGAFNPKTVNSGHIKRFLASLIGESQHYHTDPFDLNRMGKTEGILTGGNLAILAHLVGSASDVNTDNKILFIEDIGEHLYKVDRMMLTLKRAGKLDKLKGLVVGGFTEMEDTERPFGQTLEEIIHDKVAEYDYPVCFHFPTGHMEENHTLTLGMLYKMNVTPQGGHVELVKHIEA
- a CDS encoding histidine kinase, translated to MLCRFLVTILSCLTGLAALYAQKPFYKNYSSGNGLPTSNVYYITQDRNGYIWLATNSGVSKYDGTNFITYTNEDGLADNEVLQIHEDSKGRLWFLTMNGQPCYYINNTFYTEKNDSHLRGAAMRSFYYSFTESDDGIIYLGSVRDRLAAINKTKQPYKLPGEVGRIYFTWFEKKQLYLLASEGIYTISNDLRSYRLRCAISIPQRYICRTAKTREGIIFSVDRDLYEYKTETNKVERLARIDEQFFMITSVDTANGEKICIGTQNGVLIYEHIEDIRKHNYTPYLRGLTVTSSFNDREGSMWFATLEGGVYFTPSQDIVSYSDKLSATKVICIEKDANGKIWAGGKRNHYIILDGNNVTINKLAPDDRLGDVMAIHHNKDGTTYIAGKSCLLKLKGNSKQYIPYWGNDIARDVHGNYWIGLSVCWRVRETGINNMLSPHYYSGSLNYNKYAEVMIRAATNIIFPIGDSILIGTVNGLYIATDTGVQYLGERYTQLKDNITAINSIGNTLLIGTKYNGIIFLDKNLSATIFNKGALSALHVTSIHPENDTVIWVGTLAGLDRLKKIDGRWQAERYQLLSGLGNIAVNGIETLGKYVFLATDAGLIRFRKDTDQQGIPKPLISITGFDIDGEDLTATGKVTVPYSKNNVAIRFKSVSFKDPNAIKYLYKMEGIDDYWQTTTTTEVHYLSLPPGNYRFSVKAVTSSGVESDETKHVQFKVGAPFWETRIFYLLVIFIAIGIISIVWIVRVRFLHRHFELEKQRITVEKEKAEMERDLKELEQKAMRLQMNPHFVFNALNTIKGYYIENKAAEGNVYISKFSKLLRFILENEESLINIDTEVQMLRLYLELTQIRFQDRFTFDIEIDKQILITEALIPSMLLQPFVENAIIHGIAPRQGKGHVSISFRKEDNMLHCTVTDNGIGRRAAEINNRNREHNSMATILVQNRLEILSKNTETNCTLEIVDLYDKSGDTKGTKVIIVIPYQTA